The proteins below come from a single Triticum aestivum cultivar Chinese Spring chromosome 5D, IWGSC CS RefSeq v2.1, whole genome shotgun sequence genomic window:
- the LOC123120843 gene encoding uncharacterized protein — translation MPPATQQAPPLPTENEVAEYLLLLGETAGPEGESAHPEDFDLEEKHNPVPDGSTAEVAMDGEEDSSDKTLVVTTGLIESSAHEAQDMEEDADVLDNEEGDEPLEEFFYEPVKITEGVRRCNRSNGKGWFCRKLAHPGYAMCWDHVMNRRKYLQKRLYPNELQASTGRSEAVDWEETSDPSSPEALSSSPTVPEDDVKPA, via the exons ATGCCGCCGGCTACCCAGCAAGCCCCACCCCTGCCTACTGAAAACGAAGTGGCAGAGTACCTGCTTCTGCTGGGGGAAACCGCCGGCCCCGAGGGCGAGAGCGCGCACCCGGAGGACTTTGATCTGGAGGAGAAACATAATCCAGTTCCAGATGGATCTACCGCAGAG GTGGCCATGGATGGGGAGGAGGATTCTTCTGACAAGACTCTGGTGGTGACTACTGGCCTGATAGAGTCCAG TGCTCATGAAGCGCAAGATATGGAAGAAGATGCTGATGTGCTAGACAATGAAGAAGGTGATGAGCCACTAGAGGAGTTCTTTTACGAGCCAGTGAAAATCACGGAAGGAGTGCGGCGGTGTAACCGGAGTAATGGCAAAGGGTGGTTTTGCCGCAAGCTTGCACACCCCGGCTATGCTATGTGCTGGGATCATGTCATGAACCGCCGTAAATACTTACAAAAGAGATTATATCCAAATGAGCTGCAAGCAAGCACTGGCAGGTCTGAAGCTGTAGACTGGGAGGAGACATCCGACCCTTCTTCGCCAGAGGCACTTTCGAGCTCGCCTACTGTTCCAGAAGATGATGTGAAGCCCGCTTAA